A region from the Arachis ipaensis cultivar K30076 chromosome B01, Araip1.1, whole genome shotgun sequence genome encodes:
- the LOC107615711 gene encoding spermidine hydroxycinnamoyl transferase, translating into MAITLIGSCMVRPNEATWCGRLPLSEWDQIGTITHVPTIYFYHKPTTLHTSTIVNTLKDSLSRVLVPFYPLAGRLHWINNGRLQLECNAMGAQFIEAESSSTLEEVGDLSLSSEYLYHLSPNVDYTLPIHELPLFIVQFTTFKCGGFGLSLAISHAIADGQSALHFINEWSRFARGEALEMVPFLDRKVLRAGEPPLAPLPAGHGRSEFENPPLLLGQSTNMEQRKKKTTVEFFKLSKQQVDGLRNLANLSWGKPSNGRGYTRYETVAGHVWRSACKAREHKNDQPTCLGVCVDSRCRMKPPLPKGYFGNATLDVVATSLSGDLVSRPLGYASSRIREAIEKVTDEYIKSEIEFLKNQQDLSRFQDLHAMRSDKGPFYGNPNMGVVSWLTLPVNGLDFGWGKEVQMYPGTHEFDGDSVLLPGLDSDGSVVLAICLQVDHMDAFRKHFYQEESC; encoded by the exons ATGGCAATCACGTTAATAGGGTCTTGCATGGTGAGGCCTAACGAGGCAACATGGTGTGGTCGCTTACCATTATCCGAATGGGACCAAATAGGAACCATCACACATGTTCCCACCATCTACTTCTATCATAAACCCACAACCTTACACACTTCCACCATTGTCAACACTTTGAAGGACTCTTTGAGTCGTGTGCTTGTACCATTTTACCCCTTGGCTGGTCGGTTACACTGGATAAATAACGGTCGTCTTCAGCTCGAATGCAACGCCATGGGAGCTCAGTTCATTGAAGCCGAATCGTCATCAACCCTAGAAGAGGTTGGTGACTTGTCACTTTCGTCCGAGTATCTCTACCACCTTTCTCCAAACGTAGACTATACTCTCCCGATTCATGAGTTGCCGCTGTTCATTGTTCAATTCACGACGTTCAAGTGTGGCGGATTCGGCCTCAGCTTGGCGATTTCTCATGCCATTGCCGATGGACAAAGTGCACTGCATTTTATCAACGAGTGGTCGAGGTTTGCGCGCGGTGAGGCCTTGGAGATGGTGCCGTTTCTTGATAGGAAAGTGTTGCGTGCCGGAGAACCAcctttggcgccgttgccggctGGCCATGGGCGGTCGGAGTTCGAAAATCCTCCGTTGTTGCTGGGGCAGTCTACCAATATGGAGCAGAGGAAAAAGAAAACCACGGTGGAGTTTTTCAAGTTGAGCAAACAACAAGTTGATGGGTTGAGGAATTTGGCAAATCTTAGTTGGGGTAAACCTAGCAATGGACGTGGTTATACCAG GTACGAAACAGTAGCGGGGCACGTGTGGAGAAGCGCATGCAAGGCAAGGGAGCACAAAAATGACCAACCAACGTGTCTAGGGGTGTGTGTGGATTCAAGGTGTCGCATGAAGCCGCCATTGCCAAAAGGGTACTTCGGGAACGCAACCTTGGACGTGGTTGCAACCTCTCTTTCCGGTGATTTGGTTTCAAGGCCATTAGGGTATGCTTCAAGCAGAATAAGGGAAGCCATTGAGAAGGTGACTGATGAGTACATCAAGTCAGAGATTGAGTTCTTGAAGAACCAACAGGATTTGAGCAGGTTTCAGGATCTTCATGCCATGAGAAGTGACAAGGGTCCATTCTATGGTAACCCTAACATGGGTGTGGTCAGTTGGTTGACTTTGCCGGTCAACGGCCTTGACTTTGGATGGGGTAAAGAGGTTCAAATGTATCCCGGTACACATGAATTTGATGGTGATTCTGTTCTTCTTCCTGGTCTTGATAGTGATGGTTCTGTTGTTCTTGCTATATGTTTGCAAGTGGATCATATGGATGCATTTAGGAAGCATTTCTACCAAGAGGAATCATGCTAA